The Bacteroides acidifaciens genome includes a region encoding these proteins:
- a CDS encoding smalltalk protein, with translation MSNSSSRRSVWSLVLKIIITVATAIGGVLGVQSCM, from the coding sequence ATGAGTAATTCATCATCACGCCGCTCCGTATGGAGCTTAGTTCTCAAAATTATCATCACTGTAGCCACTGCCATCGGCGGTGTGTTAGGAGTGCAAAGCTGTATGTAA
- a CDS encoding DNA-binding protein gives MIRYKIYQNQQQKGLNAGKWFARAVSDETYDLAKLAEHMAKHNSPYSGGVIKGVLTDMVDCIKELLLDGKCVKIDDLAIFGVGIRSKAAETLEEFSLEKNITGMRLKARATGNLSTTKLKLDSQLRQQAEYQKPTTSGGNGSGSGNTPDPNPDGDGETPDPDPAA, from the coding sequence ATGATTCGTTACAAAATTTATCAGAACCAGCAGCAGAAAGGCTTGAATGCGGGCAAGTGGTTCGCCCGTGCGGTAAGCGACGAGACGTATGATTTGGCCAAGCTTGCCGAACATATGGCGAAGCACAATTCACCGTATTCCGGCGGTGTCATCAAGGGTGTGCTCACCGATATGGTGGACTGCATCAAGGAGCTGCTGCTCGACGGCAAATGTGTGAAAATTGACGACCTTGCCATTTTCGGTGTAGGTATCCGCAGCAAGGCTGCTGAAACGTTGGAAGAGTTCTCGCTGGAGAAGAATATCACCGGTATGAGGCTCAAGGCACGTGCCACAGGCAATCTGTCGACGACCAAACTGAAGCTCGACAGCCAACTGAGACAACAGGCGGAGTATCAGAAGCCTACCACTTCCGGTGGCAACGGTTCCGGTTCCGGCAATACGCCTGACCCGAACCCGGATGGTGACGGAGAGACTCCTGATCCGGATCCGGCAGCTTAA
- a CDS encoding BT4734/BF3469 family protein, whose translation MPNNYRMSYFMPPIAPVRNEEGRIVTPATLLPSCEISVEQVFQMITCNEDLRLLTEQVRNAPDMRTAKTTLLPYVTPCGTFTRRNSKYFLSPSRLIVIDVDHLDSYEEAAGMRRTLFDDPFLRPVLTYISPSGRGVKAFVPTGTPFPADEIQNVTESIRRAMQYVEMAYTPATDIAARTTAKGVDGSGKDLVRACFLSHDPEALFRNI comes from the coding sequence ATGCCAAACAATTACCGAATGTCCTATTTTATGCCGCCCATCGCCCCCGTCAGGAATGAAGAAGGACGAATTGTCACCCCCGCCACCCTTCTCCCCTCCTGCGAAATCTCCGTGGAACAAGTTTTCCAGATGATTACCTGCAACGAAGACCTCAGGCTCCTGACCGAACAAGTACGCAACGCTCCGGACATGCGGACGGCAAAAACCACGCTCCTGCCTTACGTGACTCCCTGCGGCACCTTCACCCGCCGCAACAGCAAATACTTCCTGTCCCCCTCGCGGCTGATAGTGATAGACGTAGACCACCTCGACTCCTACGAAGAAGCCGCCGGAATGCGCCGCACCTTGTTCGACGATCCCTTCCTCCGCCCCGTACTTACGTATATCAGCCCCAGCGGCCGGGGCGTGAAAGCATTCGTCCCGACCGGCACGCCATTCCCGGCAGACGAGATACAGAATGTCACAGAAAGCATCCGCAGAGCCATGCAATATGTCGAAATGGCCTACACCCCGGCAACGGACATCGCTGCCCGGACAACAGCAAAAGGCGTAGACGGTTCGGGGAAAGACCTCGTAAGAGCCTGCTTCCTCAGCCACGACCCCGAAGCCTTATTCAGAAACATCTGA
- a CDS encoding DUF3987 domain-containing protein, whose protein sequence is MNDIESLRRLTETVETAGTDIAPTYIEYIKLAFAIATDCGEAGRDYFHRICRLSAKYQREHAERIFSNALTTKHGDVHLGTVFHLAEAAGVALTYENVVNSRKNAKNAAHAPRKSSTHTHARNNVHEDESADSEELLKGSEPLHPLPTFLEADWPELLIRIISHGTSKAQRDVLLLGAMTVLGASMERYVRCPYGGQYQYPCMQEFTIAPSTSGKRVLSYVRLLIMPIHDELRLQFSEKMKVYKKEKAAYDAMGKERAKAEAPEKPVNKMFLISGNNTGTGILQNIMDSDGTGLILETEADTISTAIGSDYGNWSDTLRKAFDHDRLSYNRRTNEEYKETKKTYLAVLISGTPGQVKALIPSSENGLFARQIFYYMPGICKWVNQFDNCEEDLEAVFTAMGLEWKKKLDLLKKHGIHTLRLTDEQKQEFNTLFSSIFLRSGIANEKEMYSSVARLAVNICRMMSVVAVLRILENPQPYEFKTSPTHNLTPDKGIPADNIADGIITRWDVRISSEDFHAVLNLVKPLYCHATHILSFLPSTEISHRTNADRDSFFESLGMKFTRAQLLEQADAMGINPNTATSWLQRLLKRGLLVNVDGKGNYERARVCACEGAPE, encoded by the coding sequence ATGAATGACATTGAATCACTACGCCGTCTCACCGAGACAGTTGAAACGGCAGGAACAGATATTGCCCCTACTTATATCGAGTATATAAAACTGGCCTTCGCCATCGCGACAGATTGCGGCGAAGCCGGACGCGACTATTTCCACCGTATCTGCCGCCTGTCCGCCAAGTATCAGCGCGAACACGCTGAACGGATATTCTCCAACGCACTCACCACGAAACATGGCGACGTGCATCTGGGCACAGTGTTCCACCTCGCCGAAGCCGCAGGAGTCGCCCTCACCTATGAAAACGTCGTCAACAGCAGAAAAAATGCAAAAAATGCAGCACATGCACCGCGCAAAAGCTCCACACACACGCACGCGCGTAATAATGTACACGAGGACGAGTCTGCCGATTCCGAAGAACTGCTGAAAGGCAGCGAACCGCTCCACCCGTTACCTACTTTTCTGGAAGCCGACTGGCCGGAGCTTCTGATACGCATCATTAGTCACGGAACAAGCAAAGCGCAACGTGACGTCCTCCTCCTCGGAGCGATGACCGTCTTAGGAGCCAGTATGGAACGATATGTGAGATGTCCTTACGGAGGGCAATACCAATATCCTTGCATGCAAGAGTTCACCATAGCCCCCTCTACTTCGGGTAAGAGAGTTCTTTCCTACGTTCGTCTGCTGATAATGCCCATCCACGATGAGCTCCGCCTGCAGTTTAGCGAAAAGATGAAAGTTTACAAGAAAGAAAAGGCAGCCTACGATGCGATGGGGAAAGAACGCGCAAAAGCGGAAGCTCCGGAAAAGCCTGTCAACAAAATGTTCTTGATTTCAGGCAACAACACCGGAACCGGTATTCTGCAAAATATAATGGATTCCGACGGCACAGGGCTAATCCTCGAAACCGAAGCGGATACCATCTCCACCGCCATAGGTTCAGATTACGGAAACTGGAGCGACACACTCCGCAAAGCGTTCGACCATGACCGGCTATCCTACAACCGACGCACGAACGAAGAATACAAGGAAACCAAGAAAACCTATCTCGCGGTCCTCATTTCCGGGACTCCCGGACAAGTGAAAGCCCTCATACCGTCAAGTGAAAACGGACTTTTCGCCCGACAAATATTCTATTATATGCCCGGTATATGTAAATGGGTAAACCAGTTCGACAACTGCGAGGAAGATTTGGAAGCCGTTTTCACCGCCATGGGGCTGGAATGGAAAAAGAAACTCGACCTGCTGAAAAAGCACGGAATCCACACACTTCGCCTCACCGACGAACAGAAACAGGAATTCAACACACTCTTTTCCAGCATATTCTTACGTTCGGGCATAGCCAACGAAAAGGAAATGTACAGTTCTGTTGCCCGACTGGCTGTCAACATATGCCGCATGATGTCCGTAGTAGCCGTATTACGTATTCTCGAAAATCCCCAGCCGTATGAGTTCAAGACCTCCCCTACTCATAACCTGACTCCCGACAAGGGAATACCAGCCGACAATATCGCCGACGGCATCATCACCCGTTGGGATGTGAGGATATCTTCCGAAGACTTTCACGCTGTGCTCAACCTTGTGAAGCCTCTTTATTGCCATGCCACACATATCCTGTCTTTCCTGCCATCTACGGAGATAAGTCACAGGACGAATGCCGACCGCGATTCTTTCTTCGAGAGTCTGGGTATGAAATTCACCCGTGCACAATTGCTTGAACAGGCTGACGCCATGGGAATCAACCCCAACACGGCAACCAGTTGGTTGCAGCGCCTGCTGAAACGCGGTCTGCTCGTCAATGTTGACGGAAAAGGAAATTATGAACGCGCACGCGTGTGTGCGTGTGAAGGAGCCCCTGAATAA
- a CDS encoding glycosyltransferase family 2 protein gives MNKLDLTTIILTYNEELHIRRCLENVCPISKKVIVVDSPSTDSTVEICKEFENVEVVVHKYPGNQAEQFNWALDNVEISTEWVLRIDADEYLLPELMEEIEAKLPTLPKEVTGIELKRRHIFMDRWVKHGVYPVLIMRMFRKGMGRYDDARLMDEHIALKEGRSIVLNNDFCDHSLIDLGDYCRKHINYAQREACEVLNDEFNLSGGNDRDKNGGLGKQAKEKHYRKNDYNKLPLFWRSFAYFCYRYIMRGGFLDGKEGFLFAFIQGWWYRAMVDGNILACKKACGEDKEKMKVFIKNRWNISL, from the coding sequence ATGAATAAACTTGATTTGACAACTATCATCCTTACATACAATGAGGAATTGCATATTCGCAGATGCTTGGAGAATGTGTGCCCAATCTCTAAAAAGGTGATTGTGGTGGATAGTCCATCAACAGACAGCACTGTAGAGATTTGCAAGGAATTTGAAAATGTGGAAGTTGTTGTTCACAAATATCCGGGTAATCAAGCGGAACAGTTTAATTGGGCACTTGATAATGTAGAGATATCGACAGAATGGGTGCTGCGTATTGATGCAGATGAGTACCTTCTGCCAGAATTGATGGAAGAAATTGAAGCGAAGTTGCCTACTTTGCCCAAGGAGGTGACTGGTATAGAGTTGAAGCGTCGTCACATCTTTATGGATAGGTGGGTAAAGCATGGCGTATATCCTGTGTTGATTATGCGTATGTTTCGCAAAGGTATGGGCAGATATGACGATGCTCGCTTGATGGATGAGCACATTGCGCTGAAAGAGGGGCGTTCAATAGTGTTGAATAATGATTTCTGTGATCATTCTTTAATTGATTTGGGTGACTATTGTCGCAAACACATCAACTATGCACAGCGTGAAGCTTGCGAAGTGTTGAATGATGAGTTCAACCTTTCAGGGGGTAATGATAGAGACAAAAATGGGGGACTTGGCAAACAAGCAAAAGAGAAACATTACCGCAAGAATGATTATAACAAGCTCCCGTTGTTCTGGCGTAGCTTTGCCTATTTTTGCTACCGTTACATTATGAGAGGCGGTTTCCTTGATGGCAAGGAGGGCTTTTTGTTTGCATTCATCCAAGGATGGTGGTATCGTGCTATGGTGGACGGTAATATCCTAGCCTGCAAGAAGGCTTGTGGCGAGGATAAGGAGAAAATGAAGGTATTTATTAAAAATCGTTGGAATATTTCGCTGTAG
- a CDS encoding WbuC family cupin fold metalloprotein: MEINDQLLDELLSQAETNERRRVNLDLRNGDGDTSQRMLNALQPGTHVPIHRHTTTSETVILLRGHVTELFYNDKGVECGRYDLNPAKGVYGVQVPVGMWHTLVVHEPSVIIEMKDGAYVPITMDDIWQYE, from the coding sequence ATGGAAATTAATGACCAATTACTTGATGAGTTGTTGTCTCAGGCTGAGACCAATGAGAGACGTCGTGTCAATCTTGATTTGCGTAATGGCGATGGAGACACTTCCCAACGTATGCTCAATGCCTTGCAACCGGGAACGCATGTTCCCATTCATCGTCACACAACGACTAGTGAAACTGTAATTCTGCTTAGAGGGCATGTCACCGAACTTTTCTATAACGACAAAGGGGTTGAATGCGGTCGTTATGATTTGAATCCCGCGAAAGGTGTTTATGGTGTTCAAGTCCCCGTTGGAATGTGGCATACTCTTGTTGTGCATGAACCTTCTGTTATCATAGAGATGAAAGATGGTGCCTATGTGCCCATTACCATGGATGATATTTGGCAATACGAATAA
- a CDS encoding SoxR reducing system RseC family protein: MTNNTIKHLGIVENIQGSHLSVRIVQTSACAACSAKGHCTSADSKDKIIDIIDTAASWQVGDKVMVVGEMSMGMMAVVLAFVLPFVLLIFSLFLFMALMENELYAALLSLAVLVPYYFILWLNKTRLKQKFSFTIKPINN; encoded by the coding sequence ATGACGAATAATACTATAAAGCATCTAGGTATTGTGGAAAACATACAGGGTTCTCATCTGTCGGTGAGAATCGTCCAGACATCGGCTTGCGCGGCTTGTAGCGCAAAGGGGCACTGTACCTCGGCGGATAGTAAGGACAAAATCATAGATATAATTGATACTGCGGCTTCCTGGCAAGTGGGGGACAAAGTGATGGTAGTCGGCGAAATGTCGATGGGCATGATGGCAGTGGTATTGGCATTCGTACTTCCTTTCGTACTTCTGATATTTTCCCTATTCCTTTTTATGGCGTTGATGGAGAATGAACTGTATGCGGCTCTTCTTTCTCTGGCCGTTCTCGTGCCTTATTATTTCATTTTGTGGCTCAATAAAACGCGACTGAAACAAAAATTTTCATTTACTATAAAACCAATAAATAACTAA
- a CDS encoding NAD-dependent epimerase/dehydratase family protein encodes MKILITGIHGFVGSNIVKAMGRNHEIYGLDIVAPEKEGVVKTFSWNDLDENKIPQVDAVIHLAGKAHDLKKISGPEIYFKINTGLTQKIYDWFLQSSAGKFIFFSSVKAAADFVPGDILTEDIVPNPVGPYGESKIKAEEYILSHPATGKQVYILRPCMIHGPGNKGNLNLLYGVVKKGIPWPLGAFENRRCFTSIGNLCFAIEGLLTKDIASGIYNMGDDESLSTNELIAVICNALGKRAHIWYLPKGLMNGMAKVGDVLHLPLNSERLTKLTENYVVSNAKIKRALGVDKMPIRAEEGLTQTVKSFANTK; translated from the coding sequence ATGAAGATACTTATAACCGGAATCCACGGCTTTGTCGGAAGTAATATTGTAAAAGCCATGGGACGGAATCATGAGATTTACGGTCTCGACATTGTTGCTCCGGAAAAGGAGGGTGTGGTCAAGACCTTTTCCTGGAACGACCTTGATGAAAATAAGATTCCACAGGTAGATGCTGTCATCCATCTTGCCGGCAAGGCACACGATTTGAAGAAAATATCGGGACCAGAGATTTATTTCAAGATTAATACCGGATTGACACAGAAAATCTATGACTGGTTCCTTCAGTCATCGGCCGGAAAGTTTATCTTCTTCTCGTCTGTAAAGGCTGCTGCCGATTTTGTTCCGGGTGATATTCTCACTGAGGATATTGTCCCTAATCCTGTGGGACCTTACGGTGAGTCCAAGATTAAGGCTGAAGAGTATATCTTGTCTCATCCTGCAACCGGTAAGCAAGTGTATATCCTGCGTCCCTGTATGATACATGGGCCCGGTAACAAAGGAAATCTCAATCTGCTTTATGGTGTGGTGAAAAAAGGGATACCTTGGCCGTTGGGAGCGTTTGAGAACCGACGCTGTTTTACTTCCATTGGCAATCTTTGCTTTGCCATCGAGGGTTTGCTTACCAAAGATATCGCTTCGGGTATCTACAATATGGGAGATGACGAGTCTTTGTCAACCAACGAGCTTATTGCAGTCATTTGCAATGCGCTGGGGAAGAGGGCACACATCTGGTATCTACCCAAGGGACTGATGAACGGCATGGCAAAAGTGGGAGACGTTTTGCACCTGCCGCTGAACTCGGAGCGTTTGACGAAACTTACCGAAAACTATGTGGTGAGCAATGCCAAAATAAAAAGGGCACTGGGAGTAGATAAAATGCCCATACGTGCCGAAGAAGGACTGACACAAACCGTTAAATCATTTGCAAATACAAAATAA
- a CDS encoding MraY family glycosyltransferase: MVVYLLIAVLLLVLELAYFKVADKCNIIDKPNLRSSHSSIVLRGGGIIFLFGAWLYAAFYGFTCPWFLLGLTMLGGISFADDIHSVPNKFRLIVHFAAMTLMFYQWGILLPEYWWVVIIALIVCTGIINAYNFMDGINGITGGYSLAVLIPLLLLNMQDEYTDNNFIIVTLLSVLVFCLFNFRTKAKCFAGDVGSVSIAFILLYFLGSYILQSGNYWAIMLLMVYGVDSVLTICHRIMLHENIGKPHRKHAYQLMANELHIKHVTVSTIYMALQLVISLGAIYLPVNKYLYLVVVLALLCVAYILFKKKYYHLHEEYLRAKANERNDGN; the protein is encoded by the coding sequence ATGGTCGTATATCTGTTGATAGCAGTATTATTGCTTGTTCTTGAATTGGCATATTTCAAGGTTGCCGATAAGTGTAACATTATAGATAAACCTAATTTACGTTCGTCGCACAGTTCTATAGTGCTGCGTGGCGGTGGTATTATTTTCTTGTTTGGCGCCTGGCTTTATGCCGCCTTTTATGGTTTCACATGTCCGTGGTTCCTGTTGGGGCTCACCATGTTGGGTGGCATCAGCTTTGCCGATGATATTCATTCGGTACCCAATAAATTTCGACTGATTGTACATTTCGCTGCTATGACACTCATGTTTTATCAGTGGGGAATTTTACTGCCTGAGTATTGGTGGGTGGTTATCATTGCACTTATAGTATGCACCGGCATTATCAATGCGTATAACTTCATGGACGGTATAAATGGTATCACCGGTGGTTATTCATTGGCGGTATTGATTCCCTTGTTGCTCTTGAATATGCAGGACGAATACACCGATAATAATTTCATTATTGTGACTTTGTTGAGTGTATTGGTGTTCTGCCTGTTCAACTTCCGTACCAAGGCAAAATGCTTTGCCGGTGATGTGGGTAGTGTCTCCATCGCATTTATTTTGCTCTATTTCCTGGGCTCTTATATTTTGCAGAGTGGAAACTATTGGGCTATAATGCTGTTGATGGTATATGGCGTGGACAGTGTGCTTACTATCTGTCACCGCATCATGCTACATGAGAATATTGGTAAACCCCATCGCAAGCATGCTTATCAACTGATGGCTAATGAACTGCATATTAAGCATGTGACAGTGTCCACCATTTACATGGCTTTGCAGTTGGTAATTTCTTTGGGTGCCATCTATCTGCCGGTGAACAAGTATCTGTATCTTGTAGTGGTATTGGCATTGCTTTGTGTAGCCTATATATTGTTCAAAAAGAAGTATTATCATTTGCACGAAGAGTATCTTCGTGCTAAAGCTAACGAAAGGAATGATGGAAATTAA
- a CDS encoding glycosyltransferase family 2 protein → MRISIVTVTWNSAATLRDTIESVLKQDYKNLEYIIADGLSKDETVSIIKEYEPKFNGRMKWFSEKDKGMYDAMNKGIKMATGDVVGIINSDDFFHRTDVISKVAEAFEQNKSIEAVYGDVRFVNDSDLDKTVRYYSSKNFAPWRFRFGFMPAHPSFYTYKHNFEKYGYYQYDYKIAADYELLTRFLYSNKLKSKYLHLDFMKMRTGGKSTANLKSNWILNKEIVRACRENGIWTCMPLLGLKYFVKVFELIFTKE, encoded by the coding sequence ATGAGGATTTCTATAGTAACTGTTACTTGGAATAGCGCTGCAACGCTACGTGATACCATTGAAAGTGTCCTGAAACAAGACTACAAGAATTTGGAATACATCATTGCCGACGGCTTGTCTAAGGATGAAACTGTGAGCATAATCAAGGAATATGAGCCTAAATTCAATGGCCGCATGAAATGGTTCTCAGAGAAAGACAAGGGGATGTATGATGCCATGAATAAAGGTATCAAAATGGCTACCGGTGACGTAGTGGGCATCATCAATTCGGATGACTTCTTTCATCGCACGGATGTGATTTCAAAGGTGGCAGAGGCTTTTGAACAAAATAAATCCATCGAGGCTGTGTATGGTGATGTCCGTTTTGTGAATGATAGTGATTTGGATAAGACGGTACGCTATTATTCATCGAAAAACTTTGCACCTTGGCGTTTCCGCTTTGGCTTTATGCCTGCACATCCTTCGTTTTATACATATAAGCACAATTTTGAGAAATATGGCTATTACCAGTATGACTACAAGATTGCAGCTGATTACGAGTTACTGACCCGTTTTCTTTATTCAAATAAATTAAAGTCGAAGTATTTGCATTTGGATTTCATGAAGATGCGAACAGGAGGTAAGAGTACCGCTAACTTGAAGAGTAACTGGATATTGAATAAGGAAATTGTCCGTGCGTGTCGTGAAAATGGAATATGGACATGTATGCCGTTGCTTGGATTGAAATACTTTGTGAAAGTTTTTGAGTTGATTTTTACAAAAGAATAA
- a CDS encoding ATP-binding protein: MEDLQRLYPVGIQTFSKIREGNYLYIDKTEYVYRLTHSASSYLFLSRPRRFGKSLLTSTIHCYFEGRKELFEGLAMEALEKEWIQHPVLHFDMSTAKHVDKEQLNAELELKLIAYEEIYGRVEEELYVNQRLEGLIKRAYKQTGKKVVVLIDEYDAPLLDVVHEEKNLPQLRNVMRNFYSPLKACDPYLRFVFLTGITKFSQLSVFSELNNITNVSMLPDYAAICGITAEELRTQMAPDVKHLATRLGITAEEMLDRLKENYDGYHFAWPSPDVFNPFSLLKAMALGEIGSYWFESGTPTYIIEMLRKYAVLPSEIGGEEASPSDFNVPLELATNYMPLLYQAGYLTIKGADLEFDAYMLDIPNKEVRVGLMKSLIPSYVMGDTHEVNSVVRNLARNIVRGDMEGALKLLQTFLSTVPYCDNTDYEGHYQQMLYVIFSLLGIYTDVEVHTHKGRVDMVLRTRTALYLVELKLNQSAEAAMKQIDLQQYSDRFALCGLPVVKVAINFSAETRTIADWEISIKD; the protein is encoded by the coding sequence ATGGAAGATTTGCAAAGATTATACCCTGTTGGGATACAGACATTCTCGAAGATACGGGAAGGTAATTATCTTTATATTGATAAGACGGAATATGTGTACCGACTGACACATTCGGCTTCCAGCTATTTGTTTTTGAGCCGTCCGCGACGTTTCGGGAAATCTTTGCTTACCAGTACCATTCATTGTTATTTCGAGGGGCGGAAAGAGTTGTTTGAAGGATTGGCAATGGAGGCATTGGAGAAGGAATGGATACAACATCCGGTGTTGCACTTCGACATGAGTACCGCTAAACATGTGGACAAGGAACAACTGAACGCGGAACTTGAATTGAAACTCATAGCATATGAGGAGATTTATGGACGTGTAGAAGAAGAACTGTATGTCAATCAGCGTTTGGAGGGGCTTATTAAACGTGCTTACAAACAGACCGGCAAGAAAGTGGTGGTCTTGATAGACGAATATGACGCTCCTCTGCTCGATGTGGTTCATGAAGAGAAGAACCTGCCGCAGTTACGTAATGTGATGCGTAATTTTTATAGTCCGTTGAAGGCGTGTGACCCTTATTTGCGCTTTGTCTTTCTTACGGGGATAACTAAGTTTTCGCAACTCAGCGTGTTCAGTGAACTTAATAATATCACCAATGTGAGTATGCTGCCTGATTATGCTGCCATTTGCGGTATCACTGCCGAAGAACTCCGTACTCAAATGGCTCCCGATGTAAAGCATCTGGCTACCCGGTTGGGAATCACTGCAGAGGAGATGTTGGACAGACTGAAGGAAAATTATGACGGTTATCATTTCGCATGGCCGTCACCCGATGTTTTCAATCCTTTCAGTCTGCTTAAGGCGATGGCTTTGGGAGAGATTGGCTCTTATTGGTTTGAGAGCGGCACACCCACTTACATCATAGAGATGCTGCGCAAATATGCTGTATTACCGTCAGAGATAGGCGGGGAGGAGGCATCACCCAGTGACTTTAACGTGCCTCTGGAGCTGGCTACCAATTATATGCCGTTGCTTTATCAGGCAGGCTATCTTACGATAAAGGGGGCGGATTTGGAATTTGACGCTTATATGCTTGATATTCCTAATAAGGAGGTACGGGTCGGTCTGATGAAAAGCCTGATACCGTCTTATGTGATGGGCGACACGCACGAGGTGAACAGCGTGGTGCGTAATTTGGCGCGTAACATTGTGAGGGGAGATATGGAAGGCGCCTTGAAGTTGCTTCAGACTTTCCTTTCTACTGTGCCTTATTGCGACAACACTGATTATGAGGGGCATTATCAACAGATGCTTTATGTGATATTCTCATTACTGGGTATTTATACGGATGTGGAGGTGCATACGCATAAAGGCCGGGTGGACATGGTGCTTCGTACCAGGACTGCTCTCTATCTGGTAGAACTGAAACTGAATCAAAGCGCCGAGGCTGCCATGAAGCAAATTGACTTGCAGCAATATTCCGACCGTTTCGCTCTCTGCGGGCTTCCGGTGGTGAAGGTTGCGATAAATTTCAGTGCGGAGACCCGGACGATTGCAGATTGGGAGATTTCAATTAAAGATTGA
- a CDS encoding colanic acid biosynthesis acetyltransferase WcaF — MLSLFNPIQTNGLSRNEKIKNLLWMTVNSTIFRWSPSRLGIFRRYRVWLTRLFGSKIDYTCSLHPSCKIEYPWNVTMGCLSSLGEKSWVYAMAPITIGEKSCIGKDVYLLTGSHDVNSPYFALITRRITIGSAVWLATGCRVLPGICIGDGVVASAASLICKDVERWAIVGGNPAKFIKKRELKNE, encoded by the coding sequence ATGCTCTCTCTTTTTAATCCAATACAAACAAATGGCTTGAGCCGTAATGAAAAAATTAAGAATTTATTGTGGATGACAGTAAATAGTACCATATTTCGTTGGAGCCCCTCTCGGTTGGGAATTTTTCGGAGATATCGTGTGTGGTTAACTCGTCTTTTTGGGAGTAAAATAGATTATACTTGTAGTTTACATCCGTCCTGTAAGATTGAATATCCGTGGAATGTAACAATGGGATGCCTTTCTTCGTTAGGTGAAAAATCTTGGGTATATGCAATGGCTCCTATTACAATTGGTGAAAAGTCTTGTATAGGAAAGGATGTTTATCTTCTTACAGGTTCACACGATGTTAATAGCCCATATTTTGCATTGATTACACGTAGAATTACGATTGGTAGTGCTGTATGGCTTGCTACAGGTTGTAGGGTGCTTCCAGGAATATGTATTGGTGATGGTGTAGTGGCTTCTGCAGCATCTTTAATCTGTAAGGATGTGGAAAGATGGGCTATAGTAGGAGGGAATCCTGCAAAATTTATTAAGAAGAGAGAACTGAAAAATGAATAA
- a CDS encoding N-acetylmuramoyl-L-alanine amidase: MRTITLIIIHCSATPEGKSLSAEACRSDHIHHRGFRDIGYHFYITRDGEIHRGRSLEKVGAHCRNHNAHSVGICYEGGLDAEGKPKDTRTLEQKGSLLALLRELRRQFPKALIVGHRDLNPMKGCPCFECVKEYSQV, translated from the coding sequence ATGAGGACCATTACACTAATTATCATTCATTGCAGCGCTACGCCAGAGGGAAAATCCCTCTCGGCGGAAGCCTGTCGTTCAGACCATATCCACCATCGTGGATTTCGTGACATCGGTTATCATTTCTATATCACACGTGACGGGGAAATCCATCGGGGCCGGTCGCTGGAAAAGGTTGGGGCACATTGCCGGAATCATAATGCCCATTCGGTTGGCATTTGCTATGAAGGCGGGCTGGATGCGGAAGGAAAGCCGAAGGATACGCGTACCTTGGAACAAAAGGGCTCGTTGCTTGCTTTGTTGAGGGAATTGCGGCGACAGTTTCCGAAAGCGTTGATTGTGGGGCATCGTGATTTGAATCCGATGAAGGGATGCCCGTGCTTTGAGTGTGTGAAGGAGTATTCACAAGTATGA
- a CDS encoding DUF4248 domain-containing protein has translation MKEFRIRAYGRMELAQLYSPELTSIAAYRKMKKWILRCPGLLQRLYDLGYQPEHRSFTPLEVRVIVDALGEP, from the coding sequence ATGAAAGAATTCAGAATACGTGCCTATGGACGCATGGAGCTGGCACAACTCTATTCTCCCGAACTTACCAGTATTGCCGCTTACCGGAAAATGAAAAAATGGATCCTACGGTGTCCCGGACTTTTACAACGCTTGTATGATTTGGGTTATCAACCGGAACATCGCTCTTTCACACCGTTGGAAGTGCGGGTGATTGTCGATGCGTTGGGTGAACCTTAG